The Sabethes cyaneus chromosome 1, idSabCyanKW18_F2, whole genome shotgun sequence DNA segment CTCAATGatgttaaatttcaatttcaaacaatGTATACCAAAAAATCGATAATATCAACAATGACACaatacatacaaaaaaaaacagattctATTTTTTCACCTCTTTTATTGTTGGTTTACTCcttttttgatgcaatttgttaCACGGTCCACTCCTCAATAGAAACAAATTCTGCCACACTACTCTAAGAACTAGTTTCCATTGCGGAAGCTGCGGCAGATTCTTCAGTGTATTTGCCCTTATCCTTGGATAGCGCCGCTCGGCGTCCTGCTGCACGACGGTCCAGTATTTTTTTGCGATCTTTATCCATCTTTAGCTTGACAATCAGACATTTAGATGGATGCACACCTACGTATACATTGGTGCCGTTCGCCTTCTCGCGCTGGATTCGTTCAATATAAACTACGAACTTTTTGCGATAGACCTGTACCACCTTACCGACCTGATTCCCCTTATAGTGGCCTCGCACCACTTGAACCTCGTCGTCCTTCCGAATCGGCATCGACCGAACCGTATATTTCTGTTTCAACTCCTTAGATAGCGGTGCTGACATCAGTTTCCTTCTGATATGCGAAGGAGCCTGGAAATGGCGCTTGCGGCTCTTGCGACGTGAAGAGGAAACATTTCTATTCAGTTTCATTTTTCtgcaacaaaaaattaaatatatcaTCATCAAATACACAATATTAGTTACCACAATTTACTCTGTGGAATTTAACGGTTTATAAAATAATTATGTCCAATACTCACAGTTATTGTAGCAACTCGAAAAACGCGTGTTTCACGTAGTCCAAGATGTCGGaaggaaagaaagaaagaaaaatgtgACAATGACAATTGACAGATTGTCAAACGTGACCAGTGGTACCAGATAAACATAAAGTATCAACAATTTCTGAGGGTTTCAAGGGGttttcaacagcaatgattactacgcaccttagaaaaaagttactattgattattgccccttttatgactatttagactactgtgataatcatctaatgcaacataccgcattttgcactgttaatctgacactagaatggcttttagtttaatcaacttatgagtttgacttctttttccttcttgcccttctttttcacttcattttccttgagcgaaatcgtgtgcgagattcgactgtgataatcatgtAAAACgaggtagtctaaataggggcaaatgtcgcaatactttactgattaccctGATtacaggcgtatgaaactgaagggtaaagaagcagctaacatctttttacgcttcctacacgttcgacacaaaaagaaaaaaagcaaaaaagtaattttgttcgagcgcttaccaatacacattcatccgaggctgaagttagagcgggctataCTCACAAATACTTTTGGTCCGAGGCAAAATTTGTGGTGCtggtgggctagatgagatgttggctacacgaaaaatgtatatgggaatgacatttgtgacagtgggatgcctgattacctctgattaccagtaatcaatctcttgtgattactaaaaattaatcatgatttccAATAATTACTTAaggttatcattgattactatactgatcacctttgattacctaattaattc contains these protein-coding regions:
- the LOC128740075 gene encoding 60S ribosomal protein L26 gives rise to the protein MKLNRNVSSSRRKSRKRHFQAPSHIRRKLMSAPLSKELKQKYTVRSMPIRKDDEVQVVRGHYKGNQVGKVVQVYRKKFVVYIERIQREKANGTNVYVGVHPSKCLIVKLKMDKDRKKILDRRAAGRRAALSKDKGKYTEESAAASAMETSS